From one Dermacentor silvarum isolate Dsil-2018 chromosome 3, BIME_Dsil_1.4, whole genome shotgun sequence genomic stretch:
- the LOC119443684 gene encoding uncharacterized protein LOC119443684, translated as MTLGSVGTPQGSVILPLLFNLVMIGVAERLNARVPHVRYTIYADDITLWVAGGSDGYIEEALQEAVNTIEDQLDGTGLRCSPQKSELLIVPPPGRYRKKATEDSEKIVLRTRGGIVIPKVSKLRVLGMVLEASRSNGVTVDKIITKMGIAPRLIKRVATRHRGMKEASLLRLVQSFAISHAAYVGAFHYWKVQERDRINAAIRRTYKAALGLFNYTSTAKLLELGVHNTLEEIAEAQRTSQRERLQTTRTGRSTLARLGQGTNTTDNEAKRHHALPKRALRRLVVAPLPKNMHPEHSQGRRDARAKALTEAHANDNGALYVDAAKYKDKEDTYVAVAIRATTGEIYSACSVRAKQAHQAEEAAIALALADNKCTTILSDSRTAVRNYGRNNVCASAVRVVKCSDRQCTDGLRTRLRWFPAHQGCYFGSTSPNRNETANAAARGLTRRVVAPASLVLAEGVATDDDEEEAELVTSYADVLEWYRSARRSMPDPHPQLTREQAVLYRQLQTNSVLTPALARFICPEVYESAKCSVCNSATATPTHVLWDCKLNPEKAAAYPGTLPTDIASAVTAQDSEQQLQAVQRIETALARQTRRDAHDGTQGRQPRGERWVPRRKRRDAT; from the coding sequence ATGACCCTCGGAAGCGTCGGCACACCGCAGGGCTCCGTGATATTGCCGCTGCTCTTCAACCTGGTCATGATCGGAGTTGCGGAGCGACTAAACGCGCGAGTCCCGCACGTCCgttacacgatctacgcggacgacatcacgctatgggtTGCCGGCGGCAGCGACGGGTACATCGAAGAAGCGCtacaagaagcagtgaacacaatAGAAGATCAGCTGGATGGCACCGGTCTCCGATGCTCGCcacaaaagtccgaactcctgatCGTCCCACCACCCGGGCGATATAGGAAGAAAGCTACTGAAGACTCGGAGAAGATCGTGCTCCGAACCAGAGGCGGCATCGTCATTCCGAAAGTCTCTAAGCTCCGTGTCCTAGGCATGGTGCTCGAAGCCAGTAGGAGCAACGGCGTCACCGTCGACAAGATTATCACTAAGATGGGTATCGCCCCGCGACTCATCAAGCGAGTTGCGACACGCCACAGAGGGATGAAGGAGGCCAGCCTACTACGTCTGGTGCAGTCCTTCGCCATCAGCCACGCTGCCTACGTAGGCGCGTTCCACTACTGGAAAGTACAGGAGCGCGACCGGATAAATGCGGCCATCAGAAGGACATACAAGGCTGCGCTCGGCTTATTCAACTACACGAGCACAGCCAAGCTGCTCGagctgggggtgcacaacaccctcGAAGAAATCGCAGAAGCGCAAAGAACATCTCAGCGCGAGAGACTCCAAACCACACGAACGGGACGAAGCACTCTGGCCAGACTAGGCCAAGGCACGAACACTACTGACAACGAAGCGAAGAGACATCACGCCCTCCCGAAAAGGGCCCTCCGCCGACTGGTGGTGGCGcccctaccaaagaacatgcacccggagcacagcCAAGGCCGACGAGACGCACGAGCCAAGGCCCTCACTGAAGCACATGCCAACGATAACGGCGCCTTATACGTGGACGCCGCTAAATACAAAGACAAAGAAGACACATACGTGGCCGTAGCAATACGCGCCACAACAGGCGAAATCTACAGTGCTTGCAGCGTCCGTGCGAAGCAAGCGCATCAGgcggaagaagccgccattgcgcTGGCCCTCGCCGACAACAAGTGTACaacgatcctgagcgactcgcgcacagcGGTTCGGAACTACGGCAGAAATAATGTGTGTGCCAGTGCGGTGCGCGTTGTGAAGTGCAGTGACAGACAGTGCACCGACGGACTGCGGACTCGTCTCCGATGGTTCCCGGCGCATCAAGGCTGCTACTTCGGGAGCACCTCCCCAAACCGCAATGAGACTGCGAACGCCGCTgcgcgaggtcttactcgccgcgtGGTGGCACCAGCGTCCCTCGTCTTAGCGGAGGGAGTAGCCACCGACGATGACGAAGAAGAAGCCGAACTGGTAACGAGCTACGCGGACGTGCTGGAATGGTACCGGAGCGCACGTCGCTCCATGCCGGACCCACACCCGCAGCTCACCAGAGAACAGGCGGTACTCTACAGACAGCTGCAAACGAACTCGGTGCTCACGCCTGCGCTCGCGCGCTTCATATGCCCCGAGGTCTACGAGAGCGCAAAGTGTAGTGTGTGTAACAGTGCGACCGCCACGCCAACTCACGTGTTGTGGGATTGTAAACTGAATCCAGAAAAGGCAGCGGCCTACCCAGGCACACTGCCAACGGACATTGCCAGTGCCGTAACGGCTCAGGACTCAGAGCAACAACTACAGGCGGTCCAGCGGATCGAGACAGCTCTCGCTCgccaaacgcgcagggacgcacACGACGGGACCCAGGGGCGACAGCCTCGTGGAGAACGTTGGGTCCCCCGGCGTAAGCGACGAGACGCAACTTGA